One part of the Malus sylvestris chromosome 2, drMalSylv7.2, whole genome shotgun sequence genome encodes these proteins:
- the LOC126584241 gene encoding calcium sensing receptor, chloroplastic-like isoform X5 gives MAMLPVCSATSSWSSLSQVYLHGGLHASSQFLKDFEARCIAECRGSLGLSNAMHFQRGSFKAHATKSLYPNFVKSAEQSVSVDFVYRSSCSNESDHLKCQYSDMWSSSTRTMYEQHLPGRVELKFVDTSSLLAPDEGLVDFTNPSTENESILSAPIEPESISATDLTPGNPTSVSDSLDMDSDKLSSVKTSIEDFFDGVSKSFSASLDKGEYTVKTSLDTITSSTTTVVKSATEAVDNTVGGLFSTVDQVGQYGGSKTTNFSSDFKEATSKGAVFAIDVLRRSIVVVEDSLSNGASFSVSSYQSAKDFLPPDISDALNLSEKRFVELLGPAKTAFQQVYISIEGLEENLGLDPNDPIVPFVLFLGTSAILWVIYRVWIYSGYAGDLSPQSTLELLTGKENAVLIDVRPEVLRERGGIPDLRRAARFRYASVALPEADGAVWKLVKSGRDLNDTLTAAVIWNLKIVQGRSKVIVMDVDGTLSKGIERSFRKLGLKKPYLVQGGFQSWVKYGLRIKELKPETTFTILNEWLRFSCISNVELWTHFV, from the exons ATGGCCATGCTGCCTGTTTGCTCAGCCACTTCAAGCTGGTCTTCCCTTTCTCAG GTTTACTTACATGGAGGGTTGCATGCCAGTTCCCAATTCCTGAAGGATTTTGAGGCCAGGTGCATTGCGGAATGCAGGGGCTCCCTAGGCTTGTCAAATGCAATGCATTTTCAAAGAGGTTCCTTTAAAGCACATGCTACAAAGTCTTTGTATCCGAACTTCGTGAAAAGCGCAGAACAATCCGTCTCCGTGGATTTTGTTTACAGGAGTTCCTGCTCAAATGAATCAGACCATCTTAAGTGCCAGTATTCAGACATGTGGAGTTCCTCTACTAGAACCATGTATGAACAACACCTGCCGGGAAGGGTGGAACTGAAATTTGTAGACACCTCTAGCCTATTGGCTCCTGATGAGGGACTCGTTGACTTTACTAATCCGTCGACTGAAAATGAAAGTATCTTATCGGCACCCATAGAACCTGAAAGCATATCAGCAACTGATTTAACACCAGGGAATCCCACCTCTGTATCCGACTCCTTAGACATGGATAGTGATAAATTATCCAGTGTGAAAACTAGTATTGAGGACTTCTTTGATGGGGTTAGCAAGTCTTTCAGTGCTTCGCTTGATAAGGGAGAATATACTGTTAAAACGTCACTAGATACAAtcacttcatcaacaacaactGTTGTTAAAAGTGCAACTGAAGCAGTGGATAATACTGTTGGCGGATTGTTTTCAACGGTGGATCAAGTGGGACAATATGGTGGTAGTAAAACGACAAATTTTTCAAGCGACTTTAAGGAAGCCACAAGTAAAGGAGCTGTTTTTGCTATTGATGTCTTGAGACGTTCAATTGTTGTGGTGGAGGATTCTCTATCAAATGGGGCTTCCTTTTCTGTTAGTTCTTACCAGTCTGCCAAGGACTTTCTTCCTCCTGACATCAGTGATGCGCTAAATTTGTCTGAAAAGAGATTTGTAGAGCTCTTGGGGCCTGCCAAAACTGCTTTTCAACAG GTTTATATTTCGATTGAGGGGTTGGAGGAAAATCTTGGGTTGGACCCTAATGATCCAATCGTTCCATTTGTTCTATTTCTTGGCACCTCAGCCATTTTATG GGTCATTTATCGGGTGTGGATATACAGTGGTTACGCTGGAGATTTATCTCCTCAGTCGACATTGGAGCTCTTGACAGGGAAAGAGAATGCTGTGCTCATTGATGTCCGACCTGAG GTTCTGAGAGAAAGAGGGGGTATTCCTGATCTTCGACGAGCAGCTCGCTTTCGCTATGCAAGTGTGGCTCTACCTGAG GCTGATGGCGCTGTATGGAAATTAGTGAAGAGTGGAAGGGATCTTAATGACACCTTAACTGCTGCTGTTATTTGGAACTTGAAGATTGTTCAG GGCAGGTCCAAGGTCATAGTTATGGATGTTGATGGCACTCTTTCCAAAGGTATTGAAAGATCCTTCAGAAAGCTTGGGCTCAAG AAACCGTACTTGGTTCAAGGTGGCTTTCAATCTTGGGTGAAATATGGTCTCCGTATTAAGGAACTCAAACCTGAGACAACATTTACCATACTCAATGAG TGGCTGAGGTTCTCTTGTATAAGTAACGTGGAGTTGTGGACCCATTTTGTTTAG
- the LOC126584241 gene encoding uncharacterized protein LOC126584241 isoform X3, which yields MAMLPVCSATSSWSSLSQVYLHGGLHASSQFLKDFEARCIAECRGSLGLSNAMHFQRGSFKAHATKSLYPNFVKSAEQSVSVDFVYRSSCSNESDHLKCQYSDMWSSSTRTMYEQHLPGRVELKFVDTSSLLAPDEGLVDFTNPSTENESILSAPIEPESISATDLTPGNPTSVSDSLDMDSDKLSSVKTSIEDFFDGVSKSFSASLDKGEYTVKTSLDTITSSTTTVVKSATEAVDNTVGGLFSTVDQVGQYGGSKTTNFSSDFKEATSKGAVFAIDVLRRSIVVVEDSLSNGASFSVSSYQSAKDFLPPDISDALNLSEKRFVELLGPAKTAFQQVYISIEGLEENLGLDPNDPIVPFVLFLGTSAILWVIYRVWIYSGYAGDLSPQSTLELLTGKENAVLIDVRPEVLRERGGIPDLRRAARFRYASVALPEADGAVWKLVKSGRDLNDTLTAAVIWNLKIVQGRSKVIVMDVDGTLSKGIERSFRKLGLKKPYLVQGGFQSWVKYGLRIKELKPETTFTILNEGLIAALYALLEWEKTLQLIGVVGVGQTIYRRVASYDTAEDFKQDVRLLLAPVRLGAQAFSWTAGKLESNGIGLPTSPSSSDVKNRVLQAAAKHQSQPSDTEGIQDPSPESTLPIKENVDLSEA from the exons ATGGCCATGCTGCCTGTTTGCTCAGCCACTTCAAGCTGGTCTTCCCTTTCTCAG GTTTACTTACATGGAGGGTTGCATGCCAGTTCCCAATTCCTGAAGGATTTTGAGGCCAGGTGCATTGCGGAATGCAGGGGCTCCCTAGGCTTGTCAAATGCAATGCATTTTCAAAGAGGTTCCTTTAAAGCACATGCTACAAAGTCTTTGTATCCGAACTTCGTGAAAAGCGCAGAACAATCCGTCTCCGTGGATTTTGTTTACAGGAGTTCCTGCTCAAATGAATCAGACCATCTTAAGTGCCAGTATTCAGACATGTGGAGTTCCTCTACTAGAACCATGTATGAACAACACCTGCCGGGAAGGGTGGAACTGAAATTTGTAGACACCTCTAGCCTATTGGCTCCTGATGAGGGACTCGTTGACTTTACTAATCCGTCGACTGAAAATGAAAGTATCTTATCGGCACCCATAGAACCTGAAAGCATATCAGCAACTGATTTAACACCAGGGAATCCCACCTCTGTATCCGACTCCTTAGACATGGATAGTGATAAATTATCCAGTGTGAAAACTAGTATTGAGGACTTCTTTGATGGGGTTAGCAAGTCTTTCAGTGCTTCGCTTGATAAGGGAGAATATACTGTTAAAACGTCACTAGATACAAtcacttcatcaacaacaactGTTGTTAAAAGTGCAACTGAAGCAGTGGATAATACTGTTGGCGGATTGTTTTCAACGGTGGATCAAGTGGGACAATATGGTGGTAGTAAAACGACAAATTTTTCAAGCGACTTTAAGGAAGCCACAAGTAAAGGAGCTGTTTTTGCTATTGATGTCTTGAGACGTTCAATTGTTGTGGTGGAGGATTCTCTATCAAATGGGGCTTCCTTTTCTGTTAGTTCTTACCAGTCTGCCAAGGACTTTCTTCCTCCTGACATCAGTGATGCGCTAAATTTGTCTGAAAAGAGATTTGTAGAGCTCTTGGGGCCTGCCAAAACTGCTTTTCAACAG GTTTATATTTCGATTGAGGGGTTGGAGGAAAATCTTGGGTTGGACCCTAATGATCCAATCGTTCCATTTGTTCTATTTCTTGGCACCTCAGCCATTTTATG GGTCATTTATCGGGTGTGGATATACAGTGGTTACGCTGGAGATTTATCTCCTCAGTCGACATTGGAGCTCTTGACAGGGAAAGAGAATGCTGTGCTCATTGATGTCCGACCTGAG GTTCTGAGAGAAAGAGGGGGTATTCCTGATCTTCGACGAGCAGCTCGCTTTCGCTATGCAAGTGTGGCTCTACCTGAG GCTGATGGCGCTGTATGGAAATTAGTGAAGAGTGGAAGGGATCTTAATGACACCTTAACTGCTGCTGTTATTTGGAACTTGAAGATTGTTCAG GGCAGGTCCAAGGTCATAGTTATGGATGTTGATGGCACTCTTTCCAAAGGTATTGAAAGATCCTTCAGAAAGCTTGGGCTCAAG AAACCGTACTTGGTTCAAGGTGGCTTTCAATCTTGGGTGAAATATGGTCTCCGTATTAAGGAACTCAAACCTGAGACAACATTTACCATACTCAATGAG GGATTGATTGCAGCATTGTATGCACTACTAG AGTGGGAGAAGACGTTACAACTGATTGGTGTTGTTGGCGTTGGTCAG ACCATTTATCGGCGGGTGGCATCTTATGACACCGCAGAAGATTTTAAACAAGACGTGAG GCTGCTGCTTGCTCCTGTTAGACTGGGCGCTCAGGCATTTTCATGGACTGCTGGAAAATTGGAATCGAACGGCATTGGACTGCCAACATCTCCTTCATCCTCAGATGTTAAAAACCGAGTATTGCAGGCTGCTGCAAAGCATCAATCTCAACCGTCTGATACGGAAGGCATCCAAGATCCATCTCCTGAGTCAACACTTCCAATCAAGGAGAATGTCGATCTATCAGAAGCATAA
- the LOC126584241 gene encoding uncharacterized protein LOC126584241 isoform X2 produces MAMLPVCSATSSWSSLSQVYLHGGLHASSQFLKDFEARCIAECRGSLGLSNAMHFQRGSFKAHATKSLYPNFVKSAEQSVSVDFVYRSSCSNESDHLKCQYSDMWSSSTRTMYEQHLPGRVELKFVDTSSLLAPDEGLVDFTNPSTENESILSAPIEPESISATDLTPGNPTSVSDSLDMDSDKLSSVKTSIEDFFDGVSKSFSASLDKGEYTVKTSLDTITSSTTTVVKSATEAVDNTVGGLFSTVDQVGQYGGSKTTNFSSDFKEATSKGAVFAIDVLRRSIVVVEDSLSNGASFSVSSYQSAKDFLPPDISDALNLSEKRFVELLGPAKTAFQQVYISIEGLEENLGLDPNDPIVPFVLFLGTSAILWVIYRVWIYSGYAGDLSPQSTLELLTGKENAVLIDVRPEVLRERGGIPDLRRAARFRYASVALPEADGAVWKLVKSGRDLNDTLTAAVIWNLKIVQGRSKVIVMDVDGTLSKGIERSFRKLGLKKPYLVQGGFQSWVKYGLRIKELKPETTFTILNEDAEAILEDISPSPVQVLGSGVGLIAALYALLEWEKTLQLIGVVGVGQTIYRRVASYDTAEDFKQDVRLLLAPVRLGAQAFSWTAGKLESNGIGLPTSPSSSDVKNRVLQAAAKHQSQPSDTEGIQDPSPESTLPIKENVDLSEA; encoded by the exons ATGGCCATGCTGCCTGTTTGCTCAGCCACTTCAAGCTGGTCTTCCCTTTCTCAG GTTTACTTACATGGAGGGTTGCATGCCAGTTCCCAATTCCTGAAGGATTTTGAGGCCAGGTGCATTGCGGAATGCAGGGGCTCCCTAGGCTTGTCAAATGCAATGCATTTTCAAAGAGGTTCCTTTAAAGCACATGCTACAAAGTCTTTGTATCCGAACTTCGTGAAAAGCGCAGAACAATCCGTCTCCGTGGATTTTGTTTACAGGAGTTCCTGCTCAAATGAATCAGACCATCTTAAGTGCCAGTATTCAGACATGTGGAGTTCCTCTACTAGAACCATGTATGAACAACACCTGCCGGGAAGGGTGGAACTGAAATTTGTAGACACCTCTAGCCTATTGGCTCCTGATGAGGGACTCGTTGACTTTACTAATCCGTCGACTGAAAATGAAAGTATCTTATCGGCACCCATAGAACCTGAAAGCATATCAGCAACTGATTTAACACCAGGGAATCCCACCTCTGTATCCGACTCCTTAGACATGGATAGTGATAAATTATCCAGTGTGAAAACTAGTATTGAGGACTTCTTTGATGGGGTTAGCAAGTCTTTCAGTGCTTCGCTTGATAAGGGAGAATATACTGTTAAAACGTCACTAGATACAAtcacttcatcaacaacaactGTTGTTAAAAGTGCAACTGAAGCAGTGGATAATACTGTTGGCGGATTGTTTTCAACGGTGGATCAAGTGGGACAATATGGTGGTAGTAAAACGACAAATTTTTCAAGCGACTTTAAGGAAGCCACAAGTAAAGGAGCTGTTTTTGCTATTGATGTCTTGAGACGTTCAATTGTTGTGGTGGAGGATTCTCTATCAAATGGGGCTTCCTTTTCTGTTAGTTCTTACCAGTCTGCCAAGGACTTTCTTCCTCCTGACATCAGTGATGCGCTAAATTTGTCTGAAAAGAGATTTGTAGAGCTCTTGGGGCCTGCCAAAACTGCTTTTCAACAG GTTTATATTTCGATTGAGGGGTTGGAGGAAAATCTTGGGTTGGACCCTAATGATCCAATCGTTCCATTTGTTCTATTTCTTGGCACCTCAGCCATTTTATG GGTCATTTATCGGGTGTGGATATACAGTGGTTACGCTGGAGATTTATCTCCTCAGTCGACATTGGAGCTCTTGACAGGGAAAGAGAATGCTGTGCTCATTGATGTCCGACCTGAG GTTCTGAGAGAAAGAGGGGGTATTCCTGATCTTCGACGAGCAGCTCGCTTTCGCTATGCAAGTGTGGCTCTACCTGAG GCTGATGGCGCTGTATGGAAATTAGTGAAGAGTGGAAGGGATCTTAATGACACCTTAACTGCTGCTGTTATTTGGAACTTGAAGATTGTTCAG GGCAGGTCCAAGGTCATAGTTATGGATGTTGATGGCACTCTTTCCAAAGGTATTGAAAGATCCTTCAGAAAGCTTGGGCTCAAG AAACCGTACTTGGTTCAAGGTGGCTTTCAATCTTGGGTGAAATATGGTCTCCGTATTAAGGAACTCAAACCTGAGACAACATTTACCATACTCAATGAG GATGCTGAGGCAATTCTGGAGGATATCAGTCCTTCTCCGGTGCAAGTTCTTGGGTCTGGTGTG GGATTGATTGCAGCATTGTATGCACTACTAG AGTGGGAGAAGACGTTACAACTGATTGGTGTTGTTGGCGTTGGTCAG ACCATTTATCGGCGGGTGGCATCTTATGACACCGCAGAAGATTTTAAACAAGACGTGAG GCTGCTGCTTGCTCCTGTTAGACTGGGCGCTCAGGCATTTTCATGGACTGCTGGAAAATTGGAATCGAACGGCATTGGACTGCCAACATCTCCTTCATCCTCAGATGTTAAAAACCGAGTATTGCAGGCTGCTGCAAAGCATCAATCTCAACCGTCTGATACGGAAGGCATCCAAGATCCATCTCCTGAGTCAACACTTCCAATCAAGGAGAATGTCGATCTATCAGAAGCATAA
- the LOC126584241 gene encoding uncharacterized protein LOC126584241 isoform X1: MSYLCNILVKVFMIFRIWNVHVCKWMSQVYLHGGLHASSQFLKDFEARCIAECRGSLGLSNAMHFQRGSFKAHATKSLYPNFVKSAEQSVSVDFVYRSSCSNESDHLKCQYSDMWSSSTRTMYEQHLPGRVELKFVDTSSLLAPDEGLVDFTNPSTENESILSAPIEPESISATDLTPGNPTSVSDSLDMDSDKLSSVKTSIEDFFDGVSKSFSASLDKGEYTVKTSLDTITSSTTTVVKSATEAVDNTVGGLFSTVDQVGQYGGSKTTNFSSDFKEATSKGAVFAIDVLRRSIVVVEDSLSNGASFSVSSYQSAKDFLPPDISDALNLSEKRFVELLGPAKTAFQQVYISIEGLEENLGLDPNDPIVPFVLFLGTSAILWVIYRVWIYSGYAGDLSPQSTLELLTGKENAVLIDVRPEVLRERGGIPDLRRAARFRYASVALPEADGAVWKLVKSGRDLNDTLTAAVIWNLKIVQGRSKVIVMDVDGTLSKGIERSFRKLGLKKPYLVQGGFQSWVKYGLRIKELKPETTFTILNEDAEAILEDISPSPVQVLGSGVGLIAALYALLEWEKTLQLIGVVGVGQTIYRRVASYDTAEDFKQDVRLLLAPVRLGAQAFSWTAGKLESNGIGLPTSPSSSDVKNRVLQAAAKHQSQPSDTEGIQDPSPESTLPIKENVDLSEA; the protein is encoded by the exons ATGTCATATTTGTGTAACATTTTGGTCAAAGTTTTTATGATATTCCGAATTTGGAATGTacatgtatgcaaatggatGTCACAGGTTTACTTACATGGAGGGTTGCATGCCAGTTCCCAATTCCTGAAGGATTTTGAGGCCAGGTGCATTGCGGAATGCAGGGGCTCCCTAGGCTTGTCAAATGCAATGCATTTTCAAAGAGGTTCCTTTAAAGCACATGCTACAAAGTCTTTGTATCCGAACTTCGTGAAAAGCGCAGAACAATCCGTCTCCGTGGATTTTGTTTACAGGAGTTCCTGCTCAAATGAATCAGACCATCTTAAGTGCCAGTATTCAGACATGTGGAGTTCCTCTACTAGAACCATGTATGAACAACACCTGCCGGGAAGGGTGGAACTGAAATTTGTAGACACCTCTAGCCTATTGGCTCCTGATGAGGGACTCGTTGACTTTACTAATCCGTCGACTGAAAATGAAAGTATCTTATCGGCACCCATAGAACCTGAAAGCATATCAGCAACTGATTTAACACCAGGGAATCCCACCTCTGTATCCGACTCCTTAGACATGGATAGTGATAAATTATCCAGTGTGAAAACTAGTATTGAGGACTTCTTTGATGGGGTTAGCAAGTCTTTCAGTGCTTCGCTTGATAAGGGAGAATATACTGTTAAAACGTCACTAGATACAAtcacttcatcaacaacaactGTTGTTAAAAGTGCAACTGAAGCAGTGGATAATACTGTTGGCGGATTGTTTTCAACGGTGGATCAAGTGGGACAATATGGTGGTAGTAAAACGACAAATTTTTCAAGCGACTTTAAGGAAGCCACAAGTAAAGGAGCTGTTTTTGCTATTGATGTCTTGAGACGTTCAATTGTTGTGGTGGAGGATTCTCTATCAAATGGGGCTTCCTTTTCTGTTAGTTCTTACCAGTCTGCCAAGGACTTTCTTCCTCCTGACATCAGTGATGCGCTAAATTTGTCTGAAAAGAGATTTGTAGAGCTCTTGGGGCCTGCCAAAACTGCTTTTCAACAG GTTTATATTTCGATTGAGGGGTTGGAGGAAAATCTTGGGTTGGACCCTAATGATCCAATCGTTCCATTTGTTCTATTTCTTGGCACCTCAGCCATTTTATG GGTCATTTATCGGGTGTGGATATACAGTGGTTACGCTGGAGATTTATCTCCTCAGTCGACATTGGAGCTCTTGACAGGGAAAGAGAATGCTGTGCTCATTGATGTCCGACCTGAG GTTCTGAGAGAAAGAGGGGGTATTCCTGATCTTCGACGAGCAGCTCGCTTTCGCTATGCAAGTGTGGCTCTACCTGAG GCTGATGGCGCTGTATGGAAATTAGTGAAGAGTGGAAGGGATCTTAATGACACCTTAACTGCTGCTGTTATTTGGAACTTGAAGATTGTTCAG GGCAGGTCCAAGGTCATAGTTATGGATGTTGATGGCACTCTTTCCAAAGGTATTGAAAGATCCTTCAGAAAGCTTGGGCTCAAG AAACCGTACTTGGTTCAAGGTGGCTTTCAATCTTGGGTGAAATATGGTCTCCGTATTAAGGAACTCAAACCTGAGACAACATTTACCATACTCAATGAG GATGCTGAGGCAATTCTGGAGGATATCAGTCCTTCTCCGGTGCAAGTTCTTGGGTCTGGTGTG GGATTGATTGCAGCATTGTATGCACTACTAG AGTGGGAGAAGACGTTACAACTGATTGGTGTTGTTGGCGTTGGTCAG ACCATTTATCGGCGGGTGGCATCTTATGACACCGCAGAAGATTTTAAACAAGACGTGAG GCTGCTGCTTGCTCCTGTTAGACTGGGCGCTCAGGCATTTTCATGGACTGCTGGAAAATTGGAATCGAACGGCATTGGACTGCCAACATCTCCTTCATCCTCAGATGTTAAAAACCGAGTATTGCAGGCTGCTGCAAAGCATCAATCTCAACCGTCTGATACGGAAGGCATCCAAGATCCATCTCCTGAGTCAACACTTCCAATCAAGGAGAATGTCGATCTATCAGAAGCATAA
- the LOC126584241 gene encoding calcium sensing receptor, chloroplastic-like isoform X4 produces MHFQRGSFKAHATKSLYPNFVKSAEQSVSVDFVYRSSCSNESDHLKCQYSDMWSSSTRTMYEQHLPGRVELKFVDTSSLLAPDEGLVDFTNPSTENESILSAPIEPESISATDLTPGNPTSVSDSLDMDSDKLSSVKTSIEDFFDGVSKSFSASLDKGEYTVKTSLDTITSSTTTVVKSATEAVDNTVGGLFSTVDQVGQYGGSKTTNFSSDFKEATSKGAVFAIDVLRRSIVVVEDSLSNGASFSVSSYQSAKDFLPPDISDALNLSEKRFVELLGPAKTAFQQVYISIEGLEENLGLDPNDPIVPFVLFLGTSAILWVIYRVWIYSGYAGDLSPQSTLELLTGKENAVLIDVRPEVLRERGGIPDLRRAARFRYASVALPEADGAVWKLVKSGRDLNDTLTAAVIWNLKIVQGRSKVIVMDVDGTLSKGIERSFRKLGLKKPYLVQGGFQSWVKYGLRIKELKPETTFTILNEDAEAILEDISPSPVQVLGSGVGLIAALYALLEWEKTLQLIGVVGVGQTIYRRVASYDTAEDFKQDVRLLLAPVRLGAQAFSWTAGKLESNGIGLPTSPSSSDVKNRVLQAAAKHQSQPSDTEGIQDPSPESTLPIKENVDLSEA; encoded by the exons ATGCATTTTCAAAGAGGTTCCTTTAAAGCACATGCTACAAAGTCTTTGTATCCGAACTTCGTGAAAAGCGCAGAACAATCCGTCTCCGTGGATTTTGTTTACAGGAGTTCCTGCTCAAATGAATCAGACCATCTTAAGTGCCAGTATTCAGACATGTGGAGTTCCTCTACTAGAACCATGTATGAACAACACCTGCCGGGAAGGGTGGAACTGAAATTTGTAGACACCTCTAGCCTATTGGCTCCTGATGAGGGACTCGTTGACTTTACTAATCCGTCGACTGAAAATGAAAGTATCTTATCGGCACCCATAGAACCTGAAAGCATATCAGCAACTGATTTAACACCAGGGAATCCCACCTCTGTATCCGACTCCTTAGACATGGATAGTGATAAATTATCCAGTGTGAAAACTAGTATTGAGGACTTCTTTGATGGGGTTAGCAAGTCTTTCAGTGCTTCGCTTGATAAGGGAGAATATACTGTTAAAACGTCACTAGATACAAtcacttcatcaacaacaactGTTGTTAAAAGTGCAACTGAAGCAGTGGATAATACTGTTGGCGGATTGTTTTCAACGGTGGATCAAGTGGGACAATATGGTGGTAGTAAAACGACAAATTTTTCAAGCGACTTTAAGGAAGCCACAAGTAAAGGAGCTGTTTTTGCTATTGATGTCTTGAGACGTTCAATTGTTGTGGTGGAGGATTCTCTATCAAATGGGGCTTCCTTTTCTGTTAGTTCTTACCAGTCTGCCAAGGACTTTCTTCCTCCTGACATCAGTGATGCGCTAAATTTGTCTGAAAAGAGATTTGTAGAGCTCTTGGGGCCTGCCAAAACTGCTTTTCAACAG GTTTATATTTCGATTGAGGGGTTGGAGGAAAATCTTGGGTTGGACCCTAATGATCCAATCGTTCCATTTGTTCTATTTCTTGGCACCTCAGCCATTTTATG GGTCATTTATCGGGTGTGGATATACAGTGGTTACGCTGGAGATTTATCTCCTCAGTCGACATTGGAGCTCTTGACAGGGAAAGAGAATGCTGTGCTCATTGATGTCCGACCTGAG GTTCTGAGAGAAAGAGGGGGTATTCCTGATCTTCGACGAGCAGCTCGCTTTCGCTATGCAAGTGTGGCTCTACCTGAG GCTGATGGCGCTGTATGGAAATTAGTGAAGAGTGGAAGGGATCTTAATGACACCTTAACTGCTGCTGTTATTTGGAACTTGAAGATTGTTCAG GGCAGGTCCAAGGTCATAGTTATGGATGTTGATGGCACTCTTTCCAAAGGTATTGAAAGATCCTTCAGAAAGCTTGGGCTCAAG AAACCGTACTTGGTTCAAGGTGGCTTTCAATCTTGGGTGAAATATGGTCTCCGTATTAAGGAACTCAAACCTGAGACAACATTTACCATACTCAATGAG GATGCTGAGGCAATTCTGGAGGATATCAGTCCTTCTCCGGTGCAAGTTCTTGGGTCTGGTGTG GGATTGATTGCAGCATTGTATGCACTACTAG AGTGGGAGAAGACGTTACAACTGATTGGTGTTGTTGGCGTTGGTCAG ACCATTTATCGGCGGGTGGCATCTTATGACACCGCAGAAGATTTTAAACAAGACGTGAG GCTGCTGCTTGCTCCTGTTAGACTGGGCGCTCAGGCATTTTCATGGACTGCTGGAAAATTGGAATCGAACGGCATTGGACTGCCAACATCTCCTTCATCCTCAGATGTTAAAAACCGAGTATTGCAGGCTGCTGCAAAGCATCAATCTCAACCGTCTGATACGGAAGGCATCCAAGATCCATCTCCTGAGTCAACACTTCCAATCAAGGAGAATGTCGATCTATCAGAAGCATAA
- the LOC126585083 gene encoding uncharacterized protein LOC126585083 codes for MEEPQTQNVKRRRVESEECRSLYLCTEQIAEDGLRYNVHAINLADLLSCSCKIHVQPPTVYRGDELVTTKVCDLCSSGAGQLPLLRDLASIHDENLCYSPGCGVFGSQIIFAGGLEPGERRRGPSRTASKKIYVFETDSSVDSNPSIKPLSESSRRIIPEEFIGNKTQPFMVEFNGDDGKKDLYALSGYPFPLCFPPTFEVLYGTSKEWVTLPDVPFFYRRCPYFSYAVVGTKILVSSLDTPVFCFDVAEKEPKRQHWRELSFFNGMDFPFSGTALVLDLDDSDDEKLMFAYQETAEEYSLWNLAAYRVCMTEKSESVELLGSNLIPPDQLPLQFRNNVFWRYKLLDLGGGNVCLVVGSDNPPMDDDDGPPRDHPPRDDDTYGQRSAMHFLVIRFHYFFSRRNNTISVDILASHILEYDFSCYTVMAEMVGCFLIGKPTLESECHPWTRE; via the coding sequence ATGGAGGAGCCGCAGACTCAGAACGTGAAACGACGGAGGGTGGAGTCTGAGGAGTGTAGGTCTTTGTATCTCTGCACGGAACAGATTGCGGAGGATGGCCTTCGTTACAATGTCCACGCCATCAATCTCGCAGATTTGTTATCATGCTCCTGTAAGATTCACGTTCAACCTCCTACTGTTTACCGCGGCGATGAGCTCGTGACAACCAAAGTATGCGACCTTTGTTCCTCCGGTGCCGGTCAATTGCCTTTGCTGCGAGATTTGGCTTCCATACATGACGAGAATCTTTGCTACTCGCCTGGCTGCGGCGTCTTCGGCTCCCAAATCATTTTTGCCGGCGGCTTGGAGCCCGGTGAAAGACGCCGAGGACCCTCAAGGACCGCAAGTAAGAAGATTTATGTGTTTGAGACAGATTCTAGTGTCGATTCAAATCCTTCCATTAAGCCCCTTTCTGAGAGCAGCCGCAGAATTATACCCGAGGAATTCATTGGCAACAAAACCCAACCGTTTATGGTTGAGTTCAACGGGGACGACGGGAAAAAGGATCTCTATGCACTCTCCGGTTATCCCTTTCCTTTGTGTTTCCCTCCCACTTTTGAGGTACTTTACGGGACATCCAAGGAATGGGTTACTCTGCCGGATGTTCCATTCTTCTACCGTCGATGtccttatttttcttatgctgTTGTGGGCACTAAGATATTGGTCTCCAGCCTCGATACTCCGGTGTTCTGCTTTGATGTGGCCGAGAAGGAACCCAAACGGCAACACTGGAGGGAACTGTCCTTCTTCAATGGCATGGACTTTCCCTTTTCGGGCACGGCTTTAGTCCTCGACTTGGATGATAGTGACGATGAAAAGCTAATGTTTGCATATCAAGAGACTGCCGAAGAATATTCTCTTTGGAACCTAGCTGCTTACCGTGTGTGTATGACGGAAAAAAGTGAATCTGTTGAGCTGCTTGGCTCTAATCTGATCCCCCCTGATCAGTTGCCTTTGCAATTTCGCAATAATGTATTCTGGCGGTATAAGTTGCTGGATTTAGGCGGTGGAAATGTGTGCCTTGTCGTAGGCTCCGACAACCCACCAATGGACGATGACGACGGCCCACCAAGGGACCATCCACCAAGGGACGATGACACTTACGGGCAGCGCTCCGCGATGCACTTTCTTGTCATAAGATTTCACTATTTCTTTTCGAGACGGAACAATACTATCTCCGTCGACATCCTGGCGTCTCACATCTTGGAATACGATTTCTCTTGCTACACTGTCATGGCTGAAATGGTTGGTTGCTTTCTGATAGGCAAGCCAACCTTAGAGAGCGAGTGCCATCCATGGACTCGTGAATGA